From the Bacteroidia bacterium genome, one window contains:
- a CDS encoding lipoyl synthase, producing MTIKPDWLRVKAPQKERVGNVKEILRDLALNTVCEEASCPNIGECFNAGTATFLIMGPACTRACPYCDIDFEKK from the coding sequence GTGACTATCAAGCCAGACTGGTTGCGGGTGAAAGCGCCTCAGAAAGAGCGCGTCGGCAACGTTAAAGAAATTTTACGAGATTTAGCCTTGAATACAGTCTGCGAAGAAGCATCTTGTCCCAATATTGGTGAATGCTTTAACGCTGGTACGGCCACTTTCCTGATTATGGGACCTGCCTGTACACGGGCTTGTCCCTACTGCGATATCGATTTTGAAAAAAAA